One part of the Bacteroidia bacterium genome encodes these proteins:
- a CDS encoding electron transfer flavoprotein subunit beta/FixA family protein has protein sequence MKILVCISHVPDTTTKIQFEADGSKLNRAGVTFVINPYCEYGLSRAIGFKEEGKQVSITALCVGGPEVEPTLRKALAIGADDAVRIDAAATDSASVAQQIAKYADGKEFKIIFTGKESIDFNGSMVPGMIAESLDYGFVSFATHMELGGENGQLASLKREIDGGEEVLEVNLPVVVSCQKGISEWRIPNMRGIMAARKKPLSVTSPSDVPQPVSTVKFSYPPAKEPCQYFETEDTASLAEALAAKGLF, from the coding sequence ATGAAGATATTAGTGTGTATCAGCCATGTGCCTGACACCACCACCAAAATTCAGTTTGAAGCTGATGGTAGCAAGTTAAATAGAGCAGGTGTAACTTTTGTTATAAATCCATATTGTGAATATGGATTGTCTCGCGCAATTGGCTTTAAGGAAGAGGGGAAACAAGTGTCAATAACTGCATTGTGTGTGGGAGGCCCGGAAGTTGAACCGACCTTGAGAAAAGCGCTGGCAATCGGTGCTGATGATGCAGTTAGGATAGATGCCGCTGCTACAGATTCCGCTTCTGTTGCTCAACAAATTGCAAAGTATGCTGACGGAAAAGAATTTAAAATAATTTTTACAGGAAAAGAGTCCATTGACTTCAATGGTTCTATGGTTCCGGGAATGATTGCCGAAAGTCTCGATTATGGCTTTGTCTCATTTGCTACGCATATGGAGCTAGGCGGAGAGAACGGTCAGCTTGCCAGCTTGAAAAGAGAAATTGATGGAGGTGAGGAGGTATTGGAAGTAAATCTCCCTGTGGTAGTTAGCTGTCAGAAAGGAATTTCAGAATGGCGCATCCCAAACATGAGAGGAATTATGGCTGCACGTAAGAAGCCCCTTTCTGTAACCAGTCCATCTGATGTTCCTCAACCAGTTAGTACCGTAAAATTTAGCTATCCTCCTGCTAAGGAGCCATGTCAGTATTTCGAAACGGAAGATACTGCGTCTTTGGCTGAGGCATTGGCTGCTAAAGGCCTCTTTTAA
- a CDS encoding tetratricopeptide repeat protein gives MDENKLEQLLRFLDMAPNDPFSLYSVAYEYYRVEKYPKALEYYTRLTNEHPDYVGTYYQLGKLWELMDNIEKAVETYEKGISVAQKQKDFHTLGELQRALQQAQDEYEDY, from the coding sequence ATGGACGAGAACAAACTGGAACAACTTCTTAGATTCTTGGACATGGCTCCAAATGATCCGTTTAGCCTCTATTCCGTTGCTTATGAATACTATAGGGTAGAAAAATACCCGAAAGCACTCGAATATTATACGCGTTTAACAAATGAGCACCCGGACTATGTTGGCACTTATTATCAGTTGGGGAAACTTTGGGAACTGATGGATAATATTGAAAAAGCAGTCGAAACGTACGAGAAAGGGATATCTGTGGCCCAAAAGCAAAAAGACTTTCATACCTTGGGGGAATTGCAAAGAGCCTTACAACAAGCTCAAGATGAGTATGAGGATTATTGA
- the lipB gene encoding lipoyl(octanoyl) transferase LipB, with protein sequence MQKTKSKNLVNFEDMGRISYQEAWDLQESLLRVNTGLKSAARKTKNPQLVATQHHLLFCEHPHVYTLGKSGKIDHLLLQEEGLKAKGIEFFKINRGGDITYHGPGQITGYPIFDLEKFKTDINWYLRTMEEVMIRVLADYGLEGGRIAKETGVWLGVGSMNPRKICAFGVKASRWVTMHGFAFNVNTDLSYFNHIVPCGIADKGVTSLQKELGHQVDMEEVKEKLRKYFSELFEFEFA encoded by the coding sequence ATGCAAAAGACAAAAAGCAAGAATCTGGTAAATTTTGAAGACATGGGCAGGATTTCCTATCAGGAAGCCTGGGATTTACAAGAATCTCTGCTTAGAGTCAATACGGGCTTAAAATCAGCTGCCAGGAAGACCAAAAATCCTCAATTGGTTGCGACCCAGCATCATTTGCTTTTTTGCGAGCATCCCCACGTATATACTTTAGGAAAGAGTGGAAAGATTGATCACCTCTTATTGCAGGAGGAAGGACTAAAGGCGAAAGGCATTGAGTTTTTCAAGATCAATCGGGGAGGAGATATCACTTATCACGGTCCGGGCCAGATTACCGGTTATCCGATTTTTGATTTAGAGAAATTCAAAACGGATATCAATTGGTATTTACGGACTATGGAAGAGGTAATGATTCGTGTCTTAGCGGATTACGGATTGGAGGGAGGAAGGATAGCTAAAGAAACGGGCGTATGGCTGGGAGTTGGAAGCATGAATCCTCGTAAGATTTGTGCGTTTGGGGTAAAGGCCAGTCGGTGGGTAACCATGCACGGCTTCGCTTTCAACGTAAATACGGATTTAAGCTATTTCAATCATATTGTACCTTGTGGAATAGCCGATAAGGGAGTTACGTCCTTACAAAAGGAACTAGGCCATCAGGTAGATATGGAAGAAGTAAAAGAGAAACTCAGAAAATACTTCTCCGAGCTATTTGAGTTTGAGTTTGCCTAA
- a CDS encoding NifU family protein, translating to MNRTVVLHIEGVPNPDAMKFVLENGILTDEPYEFKNLVDAENSPLVRRLMMLRYVDRVLMYHNYVAVVKDNKYLKEWKQETLFELKSLIQQHLAANEPILYFGAKAIVHEKSEDAIVAIIRDVLDKKIRPAAREDGGDIVFESYADGVLNLSMLGACHHCPYAKQTMEQGVEKVMKALVPEVKKVTATANNLL from the coding sequence ATGAATAGAACGGTTGTATTACATATAGAAGGAGTTCCGAATCCAGATGCGATGAAATTTGTCCTGGAAAATGGAATTCTTACAGATGAGCCTTATGAATTCAAAAATCTCGTAGATGCAGAGAATTCTCCGCTGGTACGGAGGCTTATGATGTTGAGGTATGTAGATCGGGTATTGATGTATCACAACTACGTAGCTGTAGTCAAGGATAATAAATACCTAAAGGAGTGGAAACAGGAAACTCTTTTTGAACTCAAGTCCCTGATTCAACAACATTTGGCGGCTAATGAGCCTATCCTCTATTTTGGAGCAAAAGCTATCGTTCACGAAAAGTCCGAGGATGCGATTGTTGCCATCATTCGGGATGTTCTGGATAAAAAGATACGCCCTGCTGCCAGAGAAGATGGTGGGGACATAGTTTTTGAATCTTATGCAGATGGTGTGCTAAACCTCTCTATGTTGGGTGCATGCCATCATTGTCCCTATGCTAAACAAACCATGGAGCAAGGCGTAGAAAAGGTAATGAAGGCCCTGGTTCCTGAAGTAAAAAAGGTTACAGCGACCGCCAATAATCTCCTTTAA
- the rplQ gene encoding 50S ribosomal protein L17, with product MRHGKKFNHLSRKSAHRKAMLANMACSLIEHKRIKTTVAKAKALRKYVEPIITKSKTDTMHSRRVVFSYLKNKEAVKELFGTVADKIADRPGGYTRILKIGNRLGDNAELAMIELVDFNELALESAPSKGKKKSRRRRGGGKGKGKPKAEATAVVEEAEVIEEAEVVEEAVDQVEEVVEETVEEVAEAAEEVAEEVVEEAPAEVEAAVEEVVEEAAPEVEAAVEEVVEEAPAAEVEADDLTKIEGIGPKIKELLIAAGLPTFASVAAATPEQIKEVLTNAGSRYARHNPGTWPKQAEMAAAGQWDELKKWQDELDGGKE from the coding sequence ATGAGACACGGAAAGAAGTTTAACCACCTCAGCCGTAAATCGGCACACCGTAAGGCCATGTTGGCCAATATGGCATGCTCACTTATCGAGCACAAACGTATCAAAACTACCGTAGCCAAAGCCAAGGCGCTGCGTAAATACGTTGAACCAATCATCACTAAGTCTAAGACGGATACCATGCACTCTCGTAGAGTGGTATTTTCCTATTTGAAAAATAAGGAAGCCGTTAAAGAACTATTCGGAACTGTAGCTGATAAAATTGCAGACAGACCCGGAGGTTACACACGTATCCTCAAAATCGGAAATCGTCTGGGAGACAATGCAGAATTGGCTATGATCGAATTGGTGGATTTCAACGAATTGGCGCTTGAGAGTGCACCTTCTAAAGGCAAGAAGAAGTCTCGCCGTAGAAGAGGAGGAGGCAAAGGAAAAGGAAAGCCAAAAGCGGAAGCTACAGCCGTAGTTGAAGAAGCGGAAGTAATCGAAGAAGCTGAAGTGGTAGAAGAGGCTGTTGATCAGGTAGAAGAAGTTGTAGAGGAAACAGTAGAAGAAGTAGCTGAAGCTGCTGAAGAGGTAGCGGAAGAAGTGGTAGAGGAAGCTCCTGCAGAAGTAGAAGCTGCTGTAGAGGAAGTCGTTGAAGAAGCGGCTCCCGAAGTAGAAGCTGCTGTAGAAGAAGTAGTTGAAGAAGCTCCTGCTGCTGAAGTAGAAGCTGATGACCTCACAAAAATCGAAGGTATCGGTCCTAAGATCAAGGAACTCCTGATCGCTGCTGGATTGCCAACCTTCGCTTCTGTTGCTGCTGCAACACCTGAGCAGATCAAAGAGGTCCTTACCAACGCTGGTTCTCGTTATGCCCGCCACAATCCCGGTACATGGCCCAAGCAAGCTGAAATGGCTGCTGCAGGTCAGTGGGATGAGCTGAAAAAATGGCAAGACGAACTTGACGGAGGAAAAGAATAA